From the Quercus lobata isolate SW786 chromosome 6, ValleyOak3.0 Primary Assembly, whole genome shotgun sequence genome, one window contains:
- the LOC115949846 gene encoding uncharacterized protein LOC115949846: protein MEQKWRPPPLGMFKVNVDGATSGDGNPSSIGVIIRDNRDETITALCMSLNGQYPSLENKVIALEKGVLLAKEMELQQIMLETDALIVVQSLLAGDKEGDLGHLLEGISDTLNSFSSWQIKHLKRNCNRVAHELAQLAKCTSTKQVCKGVSPPTVQHLIQLEKA, encoded by the coding sequence ATGGAACAAAAATGGAGACCCCCTCCCCTTGGGATGTTCAAGGTCAATGTGGATGGAGCTACGTCAGGTGATGGCAATCCGTCTAGCATCGGGGTGATTATTAGAGACAACAGAGATGAAACCATCACTGCTTTATGTATGTCACTTAATGGTCAATACCCAAGCCTGGAGAATAAAGTCATTGCTCTAGAGAAGGGAGTTCTTTTAGCAAAAGAAATGGAGCTGCAACAGATCATGTTAGAAACTGATGCACTCATAGTGGTTCAAAGCTTGTTAGCAGGTGACAAAGAGGGAGACTTAGGACATCTTCTTGAAGGGATCAGTGACACCTTGAATTCTTTTAGCAGTTGGCAGATTAAGCACCTGAAAAGGAACTGCAACAGGGTTGCTCACGAGCTAGCACAACTAGCAAAATGTACTAGTACGAAGCAAGTTTGTAAGGGAGTTTCACCTCCTACTGTGCAACACCTGATCCAGCTAGAAAAAGCCTAa
- the LOC115949847 gene encoding uncharacterized protein LOC115949847, whose product MVSSVIDSENRRWNAELIRSLFLPFEANTILNIPLSYNLPEDKVIWIGNRKGEFTVRSAYYIALKVIESDEVGESSYGDFRTPLWRKIWHLKIPAKIRIFAWRACMNALPTKLNLNKNARQVWDRWVECPVNLNSAHLDVSDIALKISDDTSKDLETFFVTAWSL is encoded by the exons ATGGTTTCATCTGTAATAGACAGTGAGAATAGAAGATGGAATGCTGAGTTAATTAGATCTCTATTTCTCCCCTTTGAGGCAAATACAATCCTGAATATCCCATTGAGCTACAACTTACCTGAGGACAAAGTAATTTGGATTGGTAATCGAAAGGGTGAGTTTACAGTTAGGAGTGCATATTACATCGCCCTTAAAGTAATCGAATCTGATGAGGTGGGTGAAAGCTCTTATGGTGACTTTAGAACCCCATTGTGGAGAAAAATATGGCATCTAAAAATCCCAGCAAAAATTCGGATTTTTGCTTGGAGGGCTTGCATGAATGCTCTCCCAACAAAgttgaatttgaacaaaaatg CTAGACAGGTTTGGGACAGGTGGGTGGAATGTCCAGTGAACCTTAATTCTGCTCATCTAGATGTTTCTGATATAGCCTTAAAAATATCAGATGACACTTCTAAGGATCTTGAAACTTTCTTTGTCACTGCTTGGTCCCTCTAG
- the LOC115949626 gene encoding probable prefoldin subunit 3, with product MASSSATTIASPSSSGSGITERRGIPGAQFVEDVQTYLNQLGLDVTSALAVLQERLQQYKLVEMKLLAQQRDLQAKIPDIEKCLDVVATLQAKKGTGEELVADFEVAEGIYSRASIEDSDSVCLWLGANVMLEYSCEEATALLQKNLDNAKASLEVLVADLQFLRDQVTITQVTIARVFNWDVHQRRMRQSPAVKDS from the exons atggcTTCGTCATCGGCAACAACAATAGCATCACCGTCATCGTCAGGTTCAGGAATCACAGAGCGACGAGGAATCCCTGGAGCTCAATTCGTAGAAGACGTTCAAACCTATCTCAATCAATTAGGTCTCGATGTTACCTCTGCTCTCGCTGTTCTCCAagaaag ACTTCAGCAATATAAGTTGGTTGAGATGAAACTTCTTGCTCAGCAAAGGGATCTTCAG GCAAAGATCCCTGACATTGAAAAGTGCTTAGATGTTGTTGCAACTTTGCAAGCTAAGAAGGGCACTGGTGAG GAACTTGTTGCTGATTTTGAAGTAGCTGAAGGCATATACTCCCGGGCTAGCATTGAGGATAGTGACTCAGTATGTCTATGGCTGGGAGCAAACGTCATGTTAGAGTATTCATGTGAAGAG GCTACTGCTCTtctgcaaaaaaatttagataatgcTAAAGCAAGTTTAGAAGTTCTTGTTGCTGATCTACAATTCTTGAGGGATCAAGTGACAATAACTCAG GTCACCATTGCTCGTGTTTTTAACTGGGATGTGCATCAGCGCAGAATGCGACAATCTCCTGCTGTTAAAGACTCGTAA